In Prunus dulcis chromosome 1, ALMONDv2, whole genome shotgun sequence, the following are encoded in one genomic region:
- the LOC117614233 gene encoding uncharacterized protein LOC117614233 → MHDDVFKVDQACALRLPTNTMTFSHMWKALCWRNNNNDTPEPSSKYNPNPPAPAAPTKAAPCTNPAAHDHDQPDESDEGLKPPHDSSSSGAGLEDQPATSPSEPKGDTKKKGKKKGTAGRSDCDTFDVRGNTITGCKGGKIGIFDFGNTYT, encoded by the coding sequence ATGCATGATGATGTGTTTAAAGTGGACCAGGCATGCGCTCTTCGGCTTCCAACAAACACAATGACATTTAGCCATATGTGGAAGGCGTTGTGCTGGCGCAACAACAACAACGACACTCCAGAGCCATCTTCCAAATACAATCCCAACCCTCCAGCTCCTGCTGCTCCTACAAAAGCAGCCCCATGTACTAATCCTGCAGCACATGATCATGATCAACCAGATGAGAGTGATGAGGGCTTAAAGCCACCACATGATAGTTCCTCCTCAGGTGCTGGGCTTGAAGATCAACCAGCTACAAGCCCCTCGGAGCCCAAGGgtgacacaaaaaagaaagggaaaaaaaaggggacTGCTGGGAGATCAGACTGTGATACTTTCGACGTTCGTGGGAATACCATTACCGGATGCAAAGGCGGTAAGATCGGAATTTTCGACTTTGGCAACACCTATACATGA
- the LOC117614232 gene encoding glucan endo-1,3-beta-glucosidase, basic vacuolar isoform: protein MAMATSKTSNTSIPFTTTIMLLLGLLVANLGITGVQSVGVCYGMLGNNLPSHAEVISLYKSNNIKQMRIYDPNQSALQALQGSNIELMLGVPNQDLERLATNPSEAQTWVQTNVLNFRQSVRFKYIAVGNEVSPVYGDTTRLAQFVLPAMKNIYNAIRSAGLQDQIKVSTAIETGLIGNSYPPSQGAFRGDVRAYLDPIIGFLVYAKSPLLANIYTYFSYIGNPRDISLPYALFTSPSVMAWDGDKGYQNLFDAMLDALYSAVERAGGGSLEVVVSESGWPSAGAFGASTDNARTYYSNLIRHVKEGTPKRPKRSIETYLFAMFDENNKLGEETERHFGVFFPTKEPKYNLNFGTSAGYNTTNTLKTDM, encoded by the exons ATGGCCATGGCCACCTCTAAAACAAGCAATACGTCCATTCCCTTCACCACTACTATAATGCTTCTTTTGGGGCTCCTGGTGGCGAACCTTGGTATAACAG GTGTACAATCCGTAGGTGTATGTTATGGAATGCTGGGCAACAATCTACCATCCCACGCAGAAGTTATATCTCTTTACAAATCAAACAACATCAAACAAATGAGAATTTACGATCCAAACCAATCCGCTCTACAAGCTCTTCAAGGCTCCAACATCGAGCTCATGCTTGGTGTCCCAAACCAAGACCTTGAACGCCTCGCAACCAACCCTTCCGAAGCGCAAACATGGGTACAAACAAATGTCTTGAACTTCCGGCAAAGCGTGAGATTCAAATACATTGCGGTTGGAAACGAAGTGAGCCCGGTTTATGGAGACACTACTAGGCTGGCTCAGTTTGTCCTCCCCGCAATGAAGAACATATACAATGCAATCAGATCAGCTGGCCTTCAAGACCAAATCAAGGTCTCAACTGCCATAGAGACGGGATTGATAGGCAACTCCTACCCTCCGTCACAAGGCGCTTTTCGCGGCGATGTGAGAGCTTATTTGGACCCAATTATAGGGTTCTTGGTTTATGCCAAATCACCACTACTTGCTAACATCTATACATATTTTAGTTATATTGGAAATCCTAGAGATATTTCTCTTCCTTATGCTTTGTTCACTTCACCATCAGTTATGGCATGGGATGGTGATAAAGGGTACCAAAACCTGTTTGATGCAATGCTGGACGCTTTGTACTCTGCTGTTGAGAGAGCTGGAGGAGGCTCTTTGGAGGTTGTTGTGTCGGAAAGTGGGTGGCCTTCGGCAGGTGCGTTTGGGGCATCAACGGATAATGCTAGGACTTATTACTCGAATTTGATTCGGCATGTGAAAGAGGGTACCCCAAAGAGACCTAAAAGATCCATAGAGACTTACTTGTTTGCCATGTTTGATGAGAATAACAAACTAGGtgaagagacagagagacactTTGGGGTGTTCTTCCCAACTAAAGAGCCAAAGTATAACCTCAATTTCGGTACTTCGGCTGGGTATAATACTACAAATACCCTTAAAACTGACATGTAA